A window of the [Limnothrix rosea] IAM M-220 genome harbors these coding sequences:
- a CDS encoding NfeD family protein, protein MLIWLCIGAGLCSLEFFFPTAFVEFMMGVSALGVAAILLFVPISSNFQIALWLIFSTVAVIASRKFFTPKTSKRTLSDDPQAETLTAIAPGKAGRVLYEGNSWRARCDDETLTIAADETVYVVRREGTTLYVLPRHLLE, encoded by the coding sequence ATGTTGATCTGGCTTTGTATCGGCGCGGGACTATGCTCCCTCGAATTTTTCTTCCCTACAGCCTTTGTCGAATTCATGATGGGTGTTAGTGCCCTCGGTGTGGCAGCCATTTTGCTGTTCGTCCCCATTTCTTCTAATTTTCAAATTGCCCTCTGGCTAATTTTCTCCACTGTGGCAGTGATAGCCTCCCGTAAATTTTTTACGCCCAAAACATCGAAACGCACTCTCAGCGACGACCCTCAGGCTGAAACCCTCACGGCGATCGCCCCGGGAAAGGCTGGTCGAGTTTTATACGAAGGCAACTCTTGGCGAGCCAGATGCGACGATGAAACCCTCACCATCGCAGCCGACGAAACGGTTTACGTTGTGCGCCGCGAAGGGACAACCCTCTATGTCCTGCCCCGCCATCTACTGGAATGA
- the larC gene encoding nickel pincer cofactor biosynthesis protein LarC, with translation MKKIAYLECPTGIAGDMCLGALVDGGVPLEYLANQLNRLGIASEYDLRAETVIRQGQRATKVHVQVSGIREQLSERRMGEANSEVENSSVDSAERNPSQQTSDIRHETSGEEHQHEDHHDHGHEHGHKHAHEHHHDHGHAPHRHLPEIQGLIRQAGFPERVEQWSLDIFQNLAIAEATVHGSTPEDVHFHEVGATDALVDIVGTCLGLDWLGIEALYCSPMPTGGGTVKAAHGILPVPVPAVLQLWQQRQVPIYSNGIKKELVTPTGAAIATTLAKEFGEPPMMQLERVALGSGTIDLPLPNLLRLWIGSVETAANLETVMELETQIDDLNPQAIAYACEKLREAGAMDVFTQGIAMKKNRLGTLLTVICPNDLVETCEKIIFTETTTLGIRRQSQSRSILDRRFEIISTPHGDIKIKIGFRGDKIYNVQPEYEDCAAIASKTGQPWQAIAQQAVEQYALE, from the coding sequence ATGAAAAAGATTGCGTATCTAGAATGCCCGACAGGGATCGCTGGGGATATGTGCCTCGGAGCATTAGTAGATGGGGGCGTTCCGTTGGAATATCTCGCAAATCAGCTAAATCGGCTGGGGATCGCTTCTGAGTACGATCTTCGGGCGGAAACGGTGATTCGTCAAGGACAACGGGCAACGAAGGTTCATGTTCAGGTATCAGGTATCAGGGAACAGTTATCAGAAAGGAGGATGGGTGAAGCGAACTCAGAAGTAGAAAATAGTTCGGTGGATTCTGCTGAGCGAAACCCATCGCAGCAGACATCAGATATCAGACATGAGACATCGGGGGAAGAGCATCAGCACGAGGATCATCATGATCACGGTCATGAGCATGGGCACAAGCACGCTCACGAACATCATCATGATCATGGTCATGCGCCACACCGTCATTTGCCGGAAATTCAAGGGCTAATTCGGCAGGCTGGGTTTCCGGAACGGGTTGAGCAGTGGAGTTTGGATATTTTTCAAAATTTGGCGATCGCCGAAGCGACGGTTCATGGGTCAACGCCGGAAGATGTGCATTTTCATGAGGTGGGGGCAACGGATGCGCTGGTGGATATTGTGGGCACTTGTTTGGGCTTGGATTGGTTAGGTATTGAGGCGTTGTATTGTTCGCCGATGCCGACGGGGGGCGGTACGGTAAAGGCAGCCCATGGGATTTTGCCTGTGCCTGTGCCGGCGGTGCTTCAACTTTGGCAACAACGGCAAGTGCCGATTTATAGCAATGGCATCAAAAAAGAATTAGTCACCCCGACGGGCGCGGCGATCGCCACTACTTTGGCAAAGGAATTTGGGGAACCGCCGATGATGCAGCTGGAACGGGTTGCCCTTGGCTCTGGCACGATTGATTTACCTCTACCGAATTTATTGCGGCTTTGGATCGGCTCTGTGGAGACTGCGGCAAATCTTGAAACGGTGATGGAGCTAGAAACGCAAATCGATGATCTCAATCCCCAGGCGATCGCCTATGCCTGTGAAAAGCTGAGAGAAGCCGGAGCAATGGACGTTTTCACCCAAGGAATCGCCATGAAAAAAAATCGGTTGGGGACGCTTCTAACGGTAATTTGCCCTAACGATTTAGTTGAAACTTGCGAAAAAATTATTTTTACTGAAACCACTACTCTAGGCATCCGCCGCCAAAGCCAGAGCCGCTCTATTCTTGACCGTCGCTTTGAAATAATTTCTACACCTCACGGCGACATTAAGATCAAAATTGGCTTCCGGGGTGACAAAATTTATAACGTTCAGCCGGAATACGAAGACTGTGCGGCGATCGCCAGCAAAACAGGACAACCATGGCAGGCGATCGCCCAACAAGCGGTAGAGCAATACGCCCTCGAATAA
- a CDS encoding PP2C family protein-serine/threonine phosphatase: protein MSSSPATTTPYLRASGSLALHFQVSDLVADRYRVVAPQIWQDTKPELPAVCEHPPAIAKLYGKLYPRQLHIPRVYDICPLPEGDLLLLDNIPITENGEILSALGSIWVDSSPLRQLYWLWQILDLWEDLQAVNAVSTILLLENVRIDGWRIRVMELIEDPEDTEISLKNIAESWRSLQIRSSQAIRADLESVLTQLEDPEATFKEIQISLNNLLIGQSSQQLLRTKVTTASEAGQQPDINEDSYFPVAQEQKTEDLANYLVMVCDGIAGHEGGEIASQLAIQSLKLQLGGLLKEIEAAADILQPHVVIQQLAAYIRVANNVITARNDAQGRASRKRMATTLTLALQLPQKLNEDDSGIGNSHELYIANVGDSRAYWITETKCICLTVDDDVVSREVQAGRSLYRHAQTRTDAAAITQALGTRDGTALHPTIRRFILDEDGVLVVCSDGLSDQGFLEENWQTFAPVIIQERLTPEMMLQALMGQAVEKNTHDNITAAIAFYGITPQHPVVIKAGELATVLPESEDVLFELQKPEEALESTATSSETLTDAVAATDEDNELAEMAEKEGLSFGMIAFGLIALIIVTATVALGLDWFVRRQSPQQPDTPDVEQPLENN from the coding sequence ATGTCTTCATCTCCTGCGACAACGACTCCTTATTTACGGGCATCGGGTTCCTTGGCACTACATTTCCAGGTGTCGGATCTCGTTGCTGATCGATATCGCGTTGTTGCGCCCCAAATTTGGCAGGACACTAAGCCGGAATTGCCAGCGGTTTGTGAACATCCTCCGGCGATCGCCAAGCTGTACGGCAAGCTTTATCCCCGTCAACTCCACATTCCTCGGGTTTATGACATTTGTCCCTTACCGGAAGGAGATCTGCTGCTCCTCGACAATATTCCCATCACCGAAAATGGCGAAATTTTGTCTGCCCTTGGCTCGATTTGGGTAGACAGTTCACCCCTACGACAGCTTTATTGGCTCTGGCAAATCCTTGATCTTTGGGAAGATTTACAAGCAGTCAACGCTGTTTCAACGATTCTCCTCCTCGAAAATGTTCGTATCGATGGTTGGCGCATTCGGGTGATGGAGCTAATTGAAGATCCAGAGGATACCGAGATTAGTTTAAAAAATATTGCTGAAAGTTGGCGATCGCTCCAAATTCGTAGCAGTCAAGCCATTCGGGCCGATCTCGAATCTGTCCTCACCCAACTCGAAGATCCTGAAGCGACCTTCAAAGAGATTCAAATTAGCCTCAACAATTTACTCATTGGGCAATCAAGTCAACAGTTGCTACGCACGAAAGTTACTACTGCTTCCGAAGCCGGACAACAGCCAGATATCAATGAAGATAGCTATTTCCCAGTAGCCCAAGAGCAAAAAACAGAAGACCTCGCCAACTATTTAGTGATGGTTTGTGATGGGATTGCGGGTCATGAAGGGGGAGAGATTGCCAGTCAGCTAGCGATCCAGTCGTTGAAATTGCAGTTAGGGGGCTTGCTCAAAGAAATTGAAGCGGCAGCAGACATTTTGCAACCTCACGTGGTGATACAACAACTGGCGGCTTATATTCGCGTGGCTAATAACGTCATCACCGCCCGGAATGACGCGCAGGGTCGAGCTTCCCGCAAACGAATGGCAACTACTTTAACCCTTGCTTTGCAACTGCCCCAAAAGCTTAATGAAGACGATTCGGGCATTGGAAATAGTCATGAGCTTTATATTGCTAATGTGGGTGATAGCCGCGCTTATTGGATTACGGAGACGAAGTGTATTTGCCTCACCGTTGACGATGATGTGGTGAGTCGGGAAGTTCAAGCGGGTCGTAGCTTATATCGTCATGCCCAAACCAGAACGGATGCTGCTGCTATTACCCAAGCTCTGGGGACGAGGGATGGTACGGCATTGCACCCTACAATTCGGCGGTTTATTCTCGATGAAGATGGTGTTTTGGTGGTTTGTTCTGATGGTTTAAGTGATCAGGGCTTTCTGGAGGAAAATTGGCAGACCTTTGCGCCAGTCATTATTCAAGAGCGTCTTACACCGGAGATGATGCTCCAAGCTTTGATGGGTCAAGCTGTTGAAAAAAATACTCACGATAATATTACGGCGGCGATCGCCTTCTATGGCATTACACCCCAGCATCCGGTGGTGATTAAGGCAGGGGAATTAGCGACGGTTCTACCGGAGTCCGAAGATGTGCTGTTCGAGCTACAAAAACCGGAAGAGGCTTTAGAATCTACAGCAACTTCATCGGAGACATTGACTGACGCTGTAGCAGCAACGGATGAAGACAACGAGCTTGCCGAAATGGCGGAAAAAGAGGGTCTTTCCTTTGGGATGATCGCCTTTGGGTTAATTGCGCTAATTATTGTGACTGCAACTGTTGCCTTGGGCTTAGATTGGTTTGTGCGTCGTCAATCGCCTCAACAGCCTGATACTCCGGATGTGGAGCAGCCCCTCGAAAATAATTAA
- the hemH gene encoding ferrochelatase, protein MGRVGVLLLNLGGPDKLEDVRPFLFNLFADPEIIRLPAPWMQKPLAWLISSLRAGKSQENYKEIGGGSPLRQITEAQGTALAEKLQEWGRDVKVYIGMRYWHPFTEEAIAEIKGDNLDKLVVLPLYPQFSISTSGSSFRVLEEMWRTDEDLKQIDYTLIASWYDHPQYIAAMVDLIRQELDQFEDPDKAHIFFSAHGVPQSYVEEAGDPYQKEIEECTRLIMAALNRPNDYTLAYQSRVGPVEWLQPYTEDSLNELGKKGVKDILVIPISFVSEHIETLQEIDMEYREVAEEAGITNFRRVPALNTHPTFIECLSNLVTESLEDRPRTFSQVTHPKENMKMYPQELSWGLNTSAEVLNGRLAMIGFFALLLELLSGQGPLHFVGIM, encoded by the coding sequence ATGGGTCGTGTTGGGGTCTTATTACTTAACTTAGGTGGGCCAGACAAATTAGAGGATGTTCGTCCTTTTTTATTTAATTTGTTTGCTGATCCCGAAATTATCCGTTTGCCTGCGCCTTGGATGCAGAAGCCACTAGCTTGGCTAATCTCTTCCCTCCGTGCGGGCAAATCTCAAGAAAATTACAAAGAGATTGGTGGTGGTTCGCCCCTCCGACAAATTACAGAGGCTCAAGGCACTGCTCTGGCTGAAAAGCTCCAGGAGTGGGGACGAGATGTCAAAGTTTACATCGGTATGCGCTATTGGCATCCTTTCACAGAGGAGGCGATCGCCGAAATTAAAGGAGACAACCTCGATAAACTTGTTGTCCTTCCCCTTTATCCCCAATTTTCTATCAGCACCAGCGGTTCTAGCTTCCGTGTGCTCGAAGAAATGTGGCGCACAGATGAAGATCTCAAGCAAATTGACTACACCCTCATTGCCTCTTGGTATGACCATCCCCAGTACATTGCCGCAATGGTGGATTTGATCCGTCAAGAACTAGATCAGTTTGAAGATCCCGACAAAGCCCATATTTTCTTTAGCGCCCACGGTGTCCCCCAGAGTTATGTCGAGGAAGCAGGGGATCCCTATCAGAAAGAGATTGAAGAATGTACGCGTCTGATCATGGCAGCCCTCAACCGACCAAATGACTATACGCTGGCCTATCAAAGCCGTGTCGGTCCTGTGGAATGGCTGCAGCCTTATACAGAAGATTCCCTTAATGAGTTGGGTAAAAAGGGTGTTAAAGATATTCTTGTTATTCCCATCAGTTTTGTCTCAGAGCATATCGAGACTTTGCAAGAGATTGATATGGAATACCGCGAGGTGGCAGAGGAAGCGGGCATTACCAATTTCCGTCGTGTTCCTGCACTAAATACCCACCCCACTTTTATTGAGTGTTTATCTAATCTGGTTACGGAGTCCCTAGAGGATAGGCCCCGCACCTTTAGCCAAGTGACTCACCCGAAAGAAAACATGAAAATGTACCCACAGGAGTTGTCTTGGGGTCTCAACACCAGTGCTGAAGTATTAAATGGTCGCCTTGCCATGATTGGCTTTTTTGCGTTGTTGCTTGAATTATTGAGTGGTCAAGGTCCTTTGCATTTTGTTGGCATCATGTAG